From a single Pigmentibacter ruber genomic region:
- a CDS encoding follicular epithelium yolk protein subunit yields MSIAINIIAGVNAAFSTIVTSGNEAHVITKNEERIFHIQDKDILKRMVELELGKKPFAAYLHGPTTFGNLYTKNEWKEVETKLKVKNASITKFESIPYIVETKYFSNLSKIKAQFNANISANVTNTIESNWSHSNTMSFDQAFNYGIQFNGAGLGGNTNLHYEHSWGKGGSKSEAFTIGSSAGLLVELEPGESVIAELLASKGTIHAKIEYESYLEGDIATNYFIKLNGSHNWAIPIMHAMKNYGLENSKKTEEKVTVDFYSNSTVILRDSAGTLLKQYFLDRQGNILSTLDFTKKSNTF; encoded by the coding sequence ATGTCAATTGCAATAAATATCATTGCGGGAGTTAATGCAGCTTTTTCAACCATAGTAACATCAGGAAATGAAGCGCATGTGATAACCAAAAATGAAGAAAGAATTTTTCATATTCAAGACAAAGATATTTTAAAAAGAATGGTTGAACTTGAATTAGGTAAAAAACCTTTTGCCGCGTATTTACATGGACCAACTACTTTTGGAAATTTGTATACAAAAAATGAATGGAAAGAGGTGGAGACAAAACTCAAAGTAAAAAATGCTTCAATAACAAAATTTGAAAGTATACCTTATATTGTAGAAACTAAATATTTTTCAAATTTAAGTAAAATAAAAGCTCAATTTAATGCAAATATTTCAGCAAATGTTACTAATACAATTGAGTCTAACTGGAGTCATTCAAATACCATGTCTTTTGATCAAGCCTTTAACTACGGCATTCAATTTAATGGAGCTGGTTTAGGTGGAAACACAAATTTACATTATGAGCACTCTTGGGGAAAAGGAGGATCGAAAAGTGAGGCGTTTACGATAGGTTCTTCTGCTGGATTATTAGTAGAATTAGAACCAGGGGAAAGTGTAATAGCAGAATTGCTAGCAAGTAAAGGAACAATTCATGCTAAAATAGAATATGAATCATATTTAGAAGGCGATATTGCCACTAATTACTTTATTAAATTAAATGGAAGTCATAATTGGGCTATTCCAATTATGCACGCAATGAAAAATTATGGTCTTGAAAACTCTAAGAAAACAGAAGAAAAAGTTACAGTTGATTTTTATTCAAATTCAACTGTAATTTTAAGAGACTCTGCTGGAACTTTATTAAAGCAATATTTTTTGGATAGGCAAGGAAATATTTTATCTACTTTAGACTTCACTAAGAAAAGTAATACTTTTTAG
- the leuS gene encoding leucine--tRNA ligase, which translates to MSYQHKQLEPFWQQHWKNKKIFKTSENLNKPKFYALDMFPYPSSSGLHVGHPMGYTATDIVSRYYRMQGYNVLHPMGWDAFGLPAEQHAIDTGEHPSKVTYRSIENFKKQLQSLGFSYDWEKEIATCDPNFYHWTQWIFTLLHKKGLAYQAEVFVNWCPALKTVLANEEVIDGKSERGNHPVFRIPMKQWMLKITSYAERLLADLDKLDWPESTKEIQRNWIKKSVGAKIFFAVKDFSEEKIEVFTTRPDTLFGATYMVIAPEHPLVKKLTTPAQKIKVTEYCEASSRKSDLDRTELNKEKTGVFTGSYAINPVTNEPIEIWISDYVLMGYGSGAIMAVPAHDARDHEFAKKFNLKIRQVITTDNLKIDINSEAYTGDGHLIHSDFLNNLSVEEAKEKITSHLTELKIGEKSITYKLRDWIFSRQRYWGEPIPILKDSKGNIIRTLNDNELPLTLPEVSSYEPTGDGKSPLSAITSWVQRTNAKGETEFIETDTMPGSAGSSWYFLRYIDPYNTNSIGDFEKLKYWMPVDLYIGGQEHAVGHLLYSRFWTKVLYDAGVCPVDEPFQKLVHQGMICRDGAKMSKSKGNGINPDEVVEQYGADTLRVYEMFMGPLTQTKDWDDSNLAGIHRFLSRIERFFLSDDGKSLLNDEPASLEDKKILHKTIKKVTEDIQNLSFNTSIAQMMIFLNSVADTQCKNKEILSQFLKLLCPFAPHLAEDLWYKCILEEKVSPNSEEYPFLSLAIWPSYNEALTIDNEVKIGVQINGKHRGEILINLNASQDEAVQAAMNNANVKATLEGKTIKKTIYVANRILNFVVV; encoded by the coding sequence ATGTCTTATCAACACAAGCAGTTAGAACCATTCTGGCAACAGCATTGGAAAAATAAGAAAATATTTAAAACTTCTGAAAATCTTAACAAACCTAAGTTCTATGCACTGGACATGTTTCCTTATCCTAGTTCATCAGGCCTACATGTCGGGCATCCTATGGGATACACCGCTACCGACATTGTTTCTCGATATTATCGCATGCAAGGGTACAACGTATTGCACCCTATGGGGTGGGATGCTTTTGGTTTACCTGCTGAGCAGCACGCAATAGACACTGGAGAACATCCCTCCAAAGTAACATACCGTTCTATAGAAAACTTTAAAAAACAATTGCAAAGTCTTGGTTTTTCGTATGACTGGGAAAAGGAAATTGCCACTTGTGACCCAAATTTCTACCATTGGACACAATGGATTTTTACTCTACTTCATAAAAAAGGTTTGGCATATCAAGCAGAAGTTTTTGTTAACTGGTGTCCAGCTTTAAAAACCGTTCTTGCAAATGAAGAAGTTATTGATGGGAAAAGTGAAAGAGGAAATCATCCTGTTTTTCGCATCCCAATGAAACAATGGATGTTGAAAATTACTTCCTATGCGGAAAGACTTTTAGCTGATCTTGACAAATTAGACTGGCCAGAATCCACAAAAGAAATTCAACGCAATTGGATAAAAAAATCAGTTGGAGCAAAAATATTTTTTGCTGTTAAAGATTTTTCAGAAGAAAAAATTGAAGTTTTTACAACCAGACCAGATACTCTTTTTGGCGCAACGTATATGGTAATTGCGCCAGAACATCCTTTAGTAAAAAAACTAACTACTCCAGCACAAAAAATTAAAGTAACAGAGTACTGCGAAGCCTCGTCAAGAAAAAGTGACCTTGATAGAACAGAATTAAATAAAGAGAAAACTGGTGTTTTCACAGGTTCATATGCAATAAATCCAGTAACAAATGAGCCTATTGAAATTTGGATTAGTGATTATGTCTTAATGGGTTATGGCAGTGGAGCGATAATGGCTGTGCCAGCACACGACGCTAGAGATCATGAATTTGCAAAAAAATTTAATTTAAAAATACGCCAAGTAATCACAACTGATAACTTGAAAATAGATATAAATAGTGAAGCCTACACTGGAGACGGACATCTTATTCATTCTGATTTTCTAAATAATTTGTCCGTTGAGGAGGCTAAAGAAAAAATAACTTCCCATTTAACTGAACTCAAAATTGGTGAGAAAAGTATTACTTATAAATTAAGAGATTGGATTTTTAGCAGACAAAGATACTGGGGTGAACCTATTCCCATATTAAAAGATTCTAAAGGAAACATTATAAGAACCCTTAATGATAATGAACTACCTCTCACTTTGCCAGAAGTCAGTAGCTATGAACCAACAGGCGATGGAAAAAGTCCATTATCCGCAATAACAAGTTGGGTTCAAAGAACAAATGCAAAAGGTGAAACTGAATTTATAGAAACAGACACTATGCCCGGCAGTGCCGGAAGTAGTTGGTATTTTTTAAGATATATAGACCCATATAATACTAATTCAATTGGTGATTTTGAAAAATTAAAATATTGGATGCCAGTTGATCTTTACATTGGCGGTCAAGAACACGCTGTTGGGCATTTATTATATTCTAGATTTTGGACCAAAGTTTTATACGATGCTGGCGTTTGTCCAGTAGATGAACCTTTCCAAAAATTGGTTCATCAAGGTATGATTTGTCGTGATGGCGCTAAAATGTCAAAATCTAAAGGCAACGGAATAAATCCTGATGAAGTTGTAGAACAGTATGGAGCTGACACTCTTAGAGTCTACGAAATGTTTATGGGTCCATTAACGCAAACAAAAGATTGGGATGATAGTAATTTAGCAGGTATTCATCGTTTCTTAAGTCGAATTGAAAGGTTCTTTTTAAGTGATGATGGAAAAAGTTTATTAAATGATGAACCTGCAAGTTTGGAAGATAAAAAAATCCTTCACAAAACAATTAAAAAAGTGACAGAAGATATACAAAATTTAAGTTTTAATACATCAATTGCGCAAATGATGATTTTCTTAAACAGTGTTGCTGATACTCAATGTAAAAATAAAGAAATATTAAGTCAATTTTTAAAATTGCTTTGCCCATTCGCTCCTCATTTAGCTGAAGATCTTTGGTATAAATGTATTCTTGAAGAAAAAGTATCGCCAAACAGTGAAGAATATCCCTTTCTTTCTTTAGCAATTTGGCCATCCTACAATGAAGCTTTAACAATTGATAACGAAGTGAAAATAGGAGTTCAAATCAACGGAAAACATAGAGGTGAAATTTTAATCAACTTAAATGCTTCTCAAGATGAAGCTGTACAAGCAGCTATGAATAATGCAAATGTCAAAGCTACTTTAGAGGGAAAAACAATTAAAAAAACAATTTATGTAGCAAACAGAATTCTAAATTTTGTTGTTGTTTAA
- a CDS encoding DUF1003 domain-containing protein: MRLSKDKLDSLCKIRDKSGSRFYEFSTSWWALFFFFILVFGCVLWNQLIPFENLKFDPYPFNGLRTVLALMGAIQTPLLLLYSRKSTDYRKHLLEQDFELEKKIFKKIEIMEREMRNNHNEYIHELKYFSKFNKKMNRKRNTMKINQVTEKQDFISLEQTQRDSLQAKKTEKNENMTA, translated from the coding sequence ATGCGGTTATCAAAAGATAAACTAGATTCCCTATGCAAAATAAGGGATAAATCTGGTTCCCGTTTTTATGAATTTTCTACTTCATGGTGGGCTTTGTTTTTTTTCTTTATTTTAGTATTTGGTTGTGTACTATGGAACCAGTTGATACCATTTGAAAATTTAAAATTTGACCCCTATCCTTTTAATGGATTAAGAACAGTTTTAGCTTTGATGGGGGCAATTCAAACCCCATTGCTTCTTCTTTATAGTAGAAAATCTACAGATTATAGAAAACATTTACTTGAACAAGATTTTGAACTTGAAAAAAAAATATTTAAAAAAATAGAAATCATGGAACGTGAAATGCGGAATAATCACAATGAATACATTCATGAATTAAAATATTTTTCAAAATTTAATAAAAAAATGAATAGAAAAAGAAATACTATGAAAATAAATCAAGTTACTGAAAAGCAAGATTTTATTTCCTTAGAGCAAACTCAACGAGATTCATTGCAAGCAAAGAAAACTGAGAAGAATGAAAATATGACAGCTTAA
- a CDS encoding APC family permease produces the protein MNKVTRVNLLFLSLGSIIGSGWLYGAFYTAKAAGNSGILSWILGGIMCGIIALSYAEVILNKNFNSLSDASELSFGKSGKILVSLITWIWTALIPPIEVQATVQYASNYFSWIKTNDSTFTLTPQGYALSFFLMILLFFINIFAINTVGKFNKVITVFKVFIPIFVACIFIFVIFHNPTNAIKNLSTDMFSSGISGMLSAISACGIAFSFIGFQTAIFLANETDNPQKNVPFAVFGSILIACFVYVLIQISFNLSLPNEYIANGWANIKFAGDAGPIAGLLAIFGFASISILLYADAIVSPFGTGLSYKISASRVLGNIAENRFLPFFISAKNRYGSPYIANIINLIIGLVFISLVSGWQNMIAILCALIILTMAYVPIYVIFARSSHNFSSNFKVKNYNLISFLSFYFSNIMLLWCGTLALKYTIIIFYVFFIGNLIIDLAKKSFKFNFIYHIFLPTHLSSIGVFAYFKSQNESIYFDLISQFIFSLLLICIAKYFALKDTKHSDIKVANTTH, from the coding sequence ATGAATAAAGTTACAAGAGTGAATTTATTATTCTTATCGCTTGGATCTATTATAGGTTCAGGCTGGTTGTATGGCGCATTTTATACTGCAAAAGCAGCAGGAAACTCAGGCATTTTATCCTGGATTCTTGGAGGTATTATGTGCGGGATAATTGCTCTGAGCTATGCTGAAGTTATCCTTAATAAGAATTTTAATTCACTATCCGATGCTTCAGAACTTTCATTTGGAAAAAGCGGAAAAATTCTAGTAAGCTTAATAACTTGGATTTGGACTGCTTTGATACCTCCTATTGAAGTGCAAGCCACTGTGCAATATGCATCAAATTATTTTTCTTGGATAAAAACAAATGATAGTACATTTACATTAACCCCACAGGGATATGCATTATCATTTTTTTTAATGATCCTTCTTTTTTTCATAAATATTTTTGCAATAAATACAGTGGGAAAATTCAATAAAGTTATAACAGTTTTTAAAGTTTTTATTCCAATTTTTGTTGCTTGTATTTTTATCTTTGTTATCTTTCATAATCCAACTAATGCAATCAAAAATTTATCTACAGATATGTTCAGTAGCGGTATTTCTGGAATGCTAAGCGCTATTTCTGCTTGTGGTATTGCATTTTCATTTATTGGTTTTCAAACAGCTATTTTTCTAGCTAATGAAACCGATAATCCACAAAAAAATGTTCCTTTCGCAGTCTTTGGTTCAATTTTAATTGCCTGTTTTGTATATGTTTTAATTCAAATCTCTTTTAATCTTTCTTTACCTAATGAATATATTGCAAATGGATGGGCTAATATAAAATTTGCTGGAGATGCTGGCCCTATAGCAGGACTACTTGCTATTTTTGGCTTTGCTTCTATAAGTATTTTATTATATGCAGATGCAATTGTATCTCCTTTTGGAACAGGTTTAAGCTATAAAATTTCAGCTTCAAGAGTTCTAGGAAATATTGCAGAAAACAGATTTCTTCCTTTCTTTATCTCAGCTAAAAATAGGTATGGCTCACCTTATATTGCAAATATTATAAATTTAATTATTGGACTTGTTTTTATATCATTGGTTTCTGGATGGCAAAATATGATTGCTATTCTTTGCGCTCTTATCATACTTACTATGGCATATGTCCCAATATATGTTATTTTTGCAAGATCATCTCATAATTTTTCAAGTAATTTTAAAGTAAAAAATTATAACTTAATTTCTTTTCTAAGCTTTTATTTTTCTAATATTATGCTTCTTTGGTGCGGTACTTTAGCGTTAAAATATACTATAATAATTTTCTATGTATTTTTTATAGGAAATTTAATTATTGATTTAGCGAAAAAATCATTTAAATTTAATTTCATATATCATATCTTTTTACCAACTCATTTAAGCTCTATAGGGGTTTTTGCATACTTTAAAAGTCAAAATGAATCTATTTATTTCGATCTTATTAGCCAATTTATTTTCAGTTTACTTTTAATTTGTATAGCTAAATATTTTGCCTTAAAAGATACAAAACATAGTGATATTAAAGTAGCAAATACGACTCATTAA
- a CDS encoding PAS domain S-box protein, which produces MVKKNSRIKGLWEHFDDNPEFKLLFNNMSEGIVVQDENGVIIQNNPAALDILGLTADQLYGRNSLDPNWKAIKEDGSPFPGEEHPAMVSLRTEKSVLNVIMGLKLPIGTLRWIKINAITIKNFGKKRVLSAFTDITSQYKMNKELDFISQNLKNLFFINNSQEKTDKKEIIFQNTEIFNFLSDNFILYVTDKNGIIVNVNNNFIKISGFLKDELVGNNFAKMNSNMHDKEFFNQLWSTILAGKTWKGQINNARKDKTIFVLEVSIFPLKNLKGEITNFLALSTDVTYQALNTIRLIEAQKTAKIGSWEFNLENFTQIWSEEHYKIFEISPNQSPEKLYEMYRSKIHPEDLKQLDIYINKAIKEGAGFVFNHRVLFEGGRRVKYVQGIAKVIKDQNNHAKFLIGTCQDRTEYVRLQDENKLLLKMLKIGIWKYNITENKFYWDNLMYDLYEINHDEFDGSFKKWLSFVKYDKNLVEENFKKNLLSDLEYSSSFEINLKFSIRKYIGNRAVKIKEEFSENSILYGISWDDTGGASRELELLKQKDFIEKVLYNIPCMVFVKDFQDNLKFKVFNKAGEMLLGLPSNEFIGKTDYDLFSKEQADFFTNKDKQVFIDKNVLEIPKEEINTKFGKRWLRTFKVPTFDKYGNPNLLIGLSLDITKELIQQENLKKLIDENIAILRSTNLAIITTDMEGIILRYNEEAKRILQYENEEVLNKFNVINFFVPSEISNLASEHAATNKDCLDNSFTIITCEAKKEIFEERKWNFVRKNGSKVLVSLNLSPLKNSDNIIYGYMVIAKDMTEQILMQRKLDEERSKAIHNSKLISLGELSAGIMHEINNPLSIISSSMQILKKSKDNPEQFEQRCLQIDKSVQRILKIVTGLKRFSRSTVNDLQELIYISEVINEVIIIMNAKMKDNSIDLRINVVSEGKIKGDFVELEQVLINLLSNSADAIRNMSERWITINLFNDDDENEVVLQIIDSGLGISDEIKEKIFNPFFTTKEKGEGTGLGLSISKSIIERHKGCLLINTKFKNTCFEIRIPKAVYNE; this is translated from the coding sequence TTGGTAAAGAAAAATTCACGTATCAAAGGGTTATGGGAACACTTTGACGATAATCCAGAATTTAAATTGTTATTTAACAATATGAGTGAAGGAATAGTAGTTCAGGATGAGAACGGAGTTATAATCCAAAATAATCCTGCAGCATTAGATATTCTAGGTTTAACAGCTGATCAACTCTATGGCAGAAATTCATTAGATCCTAATTGGAAAGCAATAAAAGAAGATGGTTCTCCATTTCCTGGAGAAGAACACCCAGCAATGGTTTCTTTAAGAACTGAAAAATCAGTGCTCAATGTCATTATGGGACTAAAGTTACCTATAGGAACATTACGATGGATTAAAATTAATGCCATAACAATTAAAAATTTTGGGAAAAAAAGAGTTCTATCTGCATTTACTGATATCACAAGTCAATATAAAATGAACAAAGAATTAGATTTTATTTCACAAAATTTAAAAAATCTTTTTTTTATAAATAATTCACAAGAAAAAACAGATAAAAAAGAAATTATCTTTCAAAATACAGAAATTTTTAATTTTCTTAGTGATAATTTTATTTTATATGTTACAGACAAGAATGGAATTATTGTAAATGTTAATAATAATTTTATTAAAATATCTGGATTTTTAAAAGATGAATTAGTTGGAAATAATTTTGCTAAAATGAATTCTAACATGCACGATAAAGAATTTTTTAACCAATTATGGTCTACGATTTTAGCAGGAAAGACCTGGAAAGGGCAAATTAATAATGCTAGGAAAGATAAAACAATTTTTGTTTTAGAAGTAAGTATTTTTCCTTTGAAAAATTTAAAAGGTGAAATAACAAATTTTTTAGCACTAAGTACAGATGTTACCTACCAAGCTCTCAATACAATTCGGCTTATTGAAGCGCAAAAAACTGCAAAAATAGGTTCTTGGGAATTTAATCTAGAAAATTTTACACAAATTTGGTCTGAAGAACATTATAAAATTTTTGAAATTTCACCAAATCAAAGTCCTGAAAAATTATATGAAATGTATAGAAGTAAAATTCATCCTGAAGATTTAAAACAACTTGATATTTATATAAATAAAGCGATTAAAGAAGGTGCAGGATTTGTTTTTAATCATAGAGTTTTATTTGAAGGTGGTAGAAGAGTTAAGTATGTGCAAGGAATTGCAAAAGTAATAAAAGATCAAAATAATCATGCAAAATTTTTAATAGGTACTTGTCAAGATAGGACAGAATACGTCAGACTCCAAGACGAAAATAAACTATTACTTAAAATGTTGAAAATTGGGATTTGGAAATATAATATTACGGAAAATAAATTTTATTGGGATAATTTAATGTACGATCTTTATGAAATAAATCATGATGAATTTGATGGTAGTTTTAAAAAGTGGTTAAGTTTTGTAAAATATGATAAAAATTTAGTTGAAGAAAATTTCAAGAAAAATTTATTAAGTGATTTAGAATATTCATCTAGTTTTGAAATAAATTTGAAATTTTCTATTAGAAAATATATTGGGAATCGGGCTGTAAAAATTAAAGAAGAATTTTCTGAAAATTCTATTTTATATGGTATCAGTTGGGATGATACAGGAGGTGCTTCAAGAGAATTAGAACTTTTAAAACAAAAAGATTTTATTGAGAAAGTATTATATAATATTCCTTGCATGGTATTTGTAAAGGATTTTCAAGATAATTTAAAATTTAAAGTTTTTAATAAAGCTGGTGAAATGTTGTTAGGCTTACCAAGTAACGAGTTTATTGGAAAGACTGATTATGATTTGTTCTCTAAAGAACAAGCAGATTTCTTTACAAACAAAGATAAGCAAGTATTTATCGATAAAAATGTATTAGAAATTCCTAAAGAAGAAATTAATACAAAATTTGGAAAAAGATGGCTTAGAACATTTAAAGTCCCTACTTTCGACAAATACGGAAATCCAAATTTACTTATAGGACTTTCTTTAGATATTACTAAAGAACTTATTCAGCAAGAAAATTTAAAAAAATTAATTGATGAAAACATAGCAATTTTAAGAAGTACAAATTTAGCTATAATAACCACTGATATGGAAGGTATTATATTAAGATATAATGAAGAAGCTAAAAGAATTTTACAGTATGAAAATGAAGAAGTACTGAATAAATTTAATGTCATTAATTTTTTTGTTCCGAGTGAAATTAGTAATTTAGCGAGTGAGCATGCAGCAACAAATAAAGATTGTTTAGATAATAGTTTTACAATAATTACTTGTGAGGCAAAAAAAGAAATTTTTGAAGAAAGAAAATGGAATTTTGTTAGAAAAAATGGCAGTAAAGTTTTAGTGAGTTTAAATTTATCTCCCCTAAAAAATAGTGACAATATTATTTATGGATACATGGTAATTGCAAAAGATATGACAGAACAAATTTTAATGCAAAGAAAATTAGATGAGGAAAGATCTAAAGCAATCCATAATTCTAAACTTATATCTTTAGGAGAACTTTCAGCAGGGATAATGCATGAAATAAACAATCCATTATCAATTATTTCATCAAGTATGCAAATTTTGAAGAAAAGTAAGGATAATCCTGAGCAATTTGAGCAAAGATGTTTACAAATTGATAAATCTGTTCAAAGAATATTAAAAATAGTCACAGGACTAAAAAGATTTTCCCGTTCTACAGTTAATGATTTACAAGAGCTAATTTATATTTCGGAAGTAATTAATGAAGTTATAATAATTATGAACGCAAAAATGAAGGATAATTCTATTGATTTAAGAATAAATGTAGTATCTGAAGGAAAAATAAAAGGAGATTTTGTTGAATTAGAACAGGTATTGATTAATTTATTAAGCAATTCAGCTGATGCAATTAGAAACATGAGTGAAAGATGGATTACAATTAATTTATTTAATGATGATGATGAGAATGAAGTTGTTCTGCAAATTATAGATTCTGGACTTGGTATTTCAGACGAAATTAAAGAAAAAATATTTAATCCTTTTTTTACGACTAAAGAAAAAGGTGAAGGAACTGGTCTTGGTTTATCAATATCTAAATCAATTATAGAAAGACATAAAGGTTGTCTTTTGATAAATACAAAATTTAAAAACACTTGCTTTGAAATACGTATCCCCAAAGCTGTTTATAATGAGTGA
- a CDS encoding EI24 domain-containing protein: MSIAVFKQLLLGFKSPIYSVKFFKHNKAMLFLGVAPHLVNVVIYFWIVRNIILAKWLIPLFHSLAEKWQGSFFSPLFNTTFIEIFVWILGILLYGVFGTSFVNAVASPIYDLIAQNAYEKFARKKVPKQTFMDFIDSIISEITKAVIIFSLFIVSFFVQFFAPVVFFFAIWYLGWNNIDRTLLLLNLPLKKRILFGIKHWGLCVGLGIWCYIPIFGTLMAFSFAASGAIIYAHFEKDN, encoded by the coding sequence ATGTCTATCGCAGTATTTAAACAACTACTATTGGGATTCAAGTCCCCTATTTATTCTGTCAAATTTTTTAAACATAATAAAGCAATGCTTTTTTTAGGCGTCGCTCCTCATTTGGTTAATGTAGTAATCTACTTTTGGATTGTAAGAAATATTATTTTAGCAAAATGGCTGATTCCTTTGTTTCACTCACTTGCTGAAAAGTGGCAAGGTAGTTTTTTCAGCCCATTATTTAATACAACTTTTATCGAAATATTTGTTTGGATATTAGGAATTTTACTCTACGGAGTATTTGGAACATCTTTTGTAAATGCTGTTGCGAGTCCCATTTATGATTTAATAGCTCAAAATGCCTACGAAAAATTTGCTCGAAAAAAAGTCCCAAAACAAACATTTATGGACTTTATTGATAGCATCATCTCAGAAATTACAAAAGCAGTAATTATTTTTTCCCTATTTATTGTTTCTTTTTTCGTTCAATTTTTTGCTCCAGTTGTTTTCTTCTTCGCGATTTGGTATTTAGGATGGAATAATATTGATAGAACATTATTATTACTAAACCTCCCTTTGAAAAAAAGAATTTTATTTGGGATAAAACATTGGGGTCTTTGTGTTGGGCTAGGTATTTGGTGCTATATTCCTATTTTTGGAACTTTAATGGCTTTTAGTTTTGCTGCTTCTGGTGCAATTATTTATGCTCATTTTGAAAAAGACAATTAA